From Cheilinus undulatus linkage group 17, ASM1832078v1, whole genome shotgun sequence, one genomic window encodes:
- the prkab1a gene encoding 5'-AMP-activated protein kinase subunit beta-1a isoform X3: protein MRGTVFVTFTSIQEDKAMGNTSSERAAMGQGEKAQRRDSRGNKEGERPKILMDSPEDADIFHGEDMKAPLEKEEFLAWQQDLEADDKGPTLDRPTVFRWTGDGKEVFLSGSFNNWANKIPLIRSQNTFVAIVDLPEGEHQYKFYVDGQWTHDPAEPVVTSQMGTVNNIIQVKKTDFEVFDALMVDSQKCSDMSDLSSSPPGPYHQDAYVPKQEEKFKSPPILPPHLLQVILNKDTGISCDPALLPEPNHVMLNHLYALSIKDGVMVLSATHRYKKKYVTTLLYKPI from the exons ATGAGGGGCACTGTGTTTG TGACCTTTACTTCCATACAAGAAGACAAAGCCATGGGGAATACAAGCAGTGAGAGGGCTGCCATGGGCCAGGGGGAGAAGGCTCAGCGGAGGGACAGCCGGGGAAACAAGGAGGGAGAGAGGCCAAAGATCCTGATGGACAGTCCAGAGGATGCAGATATTTTTCATGGTGAAGACATGaaa GCTCCTTTAGAGAAAGAAGAGTTCCTTGCATGGCAACAAGACTTAGAAGCAGATGACAAAGGGCCAACTTTAGATCGGCCAACAGTATTTCGCTGGACTGGAGATGGCAAAGAGGTTTTCCTCTCTGGATCCTTCAATAACTGGGCCAACAAGATTCCCCTTATAAGAAG TCAGAACACCTTTGTTGCCATTGTCGATCTACCTGAAGGGGAGCACCAGTACAAGTTTTATGTGGATGGCCAGTGGACCCATGACCCTGCTGAG CCTGTTGTAACAAGCCAGATGGGGACAGTCAACAACATCATCCAGGTGAAGAAAACTGACTTTGAGGTGTTTGATGCTCTAATGGTAGACTCTCAGAAGTGCTCTGACATGTCAG ACCTCTCCAGTTCTCCTCCAGGGCCGTATCATCAGGACGCTTATGTTCCTAAGCAAGAAGAGAAGTTTAAGTCTCCACCCATACTCCCGCCTCACCTACTTCAGGTTATCCTCAACAAAGACACTGGGATTTCT TGTGATCCTGCATTACTACCTGAGCCCAACCATGTCATGCTTAACCACCTCTATGCTCTTTCAATTAAG GATGGAGTGATGGTGCTCAGTGCAACACATCGATACAAGAAGAAGTATGTTACTACTTTACTATACAAGCCTATCTGA
- the prkab1a gene encoding 5'-AMP-activated protein kinase subunit beta-1a isoform X2 yields the protein MIRVLILKKKSDTVKAFLVLGFAFKLLTVTFTSIQEDKAMGNTSSERAAMGQGEKAQRRDSRGNKEGERPKILMDSPEDADIFHGEDMKAPLEKEEFLAWQQDLEADDKGPTLDRPTVFRWTGDGKEVFLSGSFNNWANKIPLIRSQNTFVAIVDLPEGEHQYKFYVDGQWTHDPAEPVVTSQMGTVNNIIQVKKTDFEVFDALMVDSQKCSDMSDLSSSPPGPYHQDAYVPKQEEKFKSPPILPPHLLQVILNKDTGISCDPALLPEPNHVMLNHLYALSIKDGVMVLSATHRYKKKYVTTLLYKPI from the exons ATGATTAGAgttcttattttaaaaaaaaagtcagatacTGTAAAGGCTTTTCTGGTTTTGGGATTTGCTTTTAAACTCCTTACAGTGACCTTTACTTCCATACAAGAAGACAAAGCCATGGGGAATACAAGCAGTGAGAGGGCTGCCATGGGCCAGGGGGAGAAGGCTCAGCGGAGGGACAGCCGGGGAAACAAGGAGGGAGAGAGGCCAAAGATCCTGATGGACAGTCCAGAGGATGCAGATATTTTTCATGGTGAAGACATGaaa GCTCCTTTAGAGAAAGAAGAGTTCCTTGCATGGCAACAAGACTTAGAAGCAGATGACAAAGGGCCAACTTTAGATCGGCCAACAGTATTTCGCTGGACTGGAGATGGCAAAGAGGTTTTCCTCTCTGGATCCTTCAATAACTGGGCCAACAAGATTCCCCTTATAAGAAG TCAGAACACCTTTGTTGCCATTGTCGATCTACCTGAAGGGGAGCACCAGTACAAGTTTTATGTGGATGGCCAGTGGACCCATGACCCTGCTGAG CCTGTTGTAACAAGCCAGATGGGGACAGTCAACAACATCATCCAGGTGAAGAAAACTGACTTTGAGGTGTTTGATGCTCTAATGGTAGACTCTCAGAAGTGCTCTGACATGTCAG ACCTCTCCAGTTCTCCTCCAGGGCCGTATCATCAGGACGCTTATGTTCCTAAGCAAGAAGAGAAGTTTAAGTCTCCACCCATACTCCCGCCTCACCTACTTCAGGTTATCCTCAACAAAGACACTGGGATTTCT TGTGATCCTGCATTACTACCTGAGCCCAACCATGTCATGCTTAACCACCTCTATGCTCTTTCAATTAAG GATGGAGTGATGGTGCTCAGTGCAACACATCGATACAAGAAGAAGTATGTTACTACTTTACTATACAAGCCTATCTGA
- the si:dkey-242g16.2 gene encoding protein phosphatase 1 regulatory subunit 3C-B, whose product MHCTRVLSALGSHPQPGVIPVDLVMCLSLSQHQPLYELLSNASLRPAQQSCQPAHRLQRAVSLRSLRRSPSHRHASPSVLPSSQVSSGPRSCFRRDSSGQTKKRVVFADAKGLALTAVHLFIPDSSFPTSTLVKKPVPVRFQGQQSPLNKLSQQSPSNKLQSYKLRLGFPQPVLDISIARLREMRVQLQSCHISENSLSGRVRVSHVSTEKAVHVRVTFDSWRNHHDIPCVFLQQQRFNSSEVDVFAFDLNLPKNIDPGERIEFCVCLRTEATTHWDDNDGQNYRVYIEKDRAHANKDNANCYYSTLSKYQPTSWPSHVSLSMKNYADPQSSLSSRVQGIGMLHSDS is encoded by the exons ATGCATTGCACAAG AGTTCTCAGTGCCCTTGGGAGTCACCCCCAGCCAGGTGTGATACCTGTTGACCTGGTCATGTGTCTGAGCCTCAGCCAGCATCAGCCTCTGTATGAGCTGCTGTCTAACGCTTCTCTGAGACCAGCACAGCAAAGCTGTCAGCCAGCTCACCGTCTGCAGAGAGCTGTCAGCCTCCGCTCCTTACGCCGCTCCCCCTCTCACCGCCATGCCTCACCTTCAGTTCTGCCCTCCTCCCAAGTGTCTTCAGGGCCACGGAGCTGTTTCCGCAGAGACAGCAGCGGTCAGACAAAGAAGCGTGTGGTGTTTGCAGATGCTAAAGGACTGGCCCTCACTGCTGTGCACCTTTTTATCCCAGACTCCTCTTTCCCTACTTCAACTCTTGTGAAGAAACCTGTCCCAGTCAGATTCCAAGGCCAACAGTCGCCCTTAAACAAACTTTCGCAGCAGTCACCTTCAAACAAACTGCAGAGCTACAAGCTGAGGCTGGGTTTCCCTCAGCCAGTTCTGGACATTTCTATAGCACGCTTAAGAGAGATGCGTGTACAATTACAAAGCTGCCACATTTCAGAAAACTCACTGAGTGGCAGAGTGCGTGTCTCCCATGTCAGTACTGAAAAGGCTGTGCATGTAAGGGTGACCTTTGACTCTTGGCGCAACCATCATGACATTCCCTGCGtgttcctgcagcagcagcgtTTTAATAGTTCAGAGGTGGATGTGTTTGCCTTTGACTTAAACTTACCCAAGAACATAGATCCAGGGGAAAGAATCGAGTTCTGTGTGTGCCTCAGAACTGAAGCAACAACACATTGGGATGACAATGATGGACAGAATTACAGGGTTTACATCGAAAAAGACAGAGCTCATGCTAACAAGGACAATGCTAACTGTTATTACTCTACGCTGTCTAAATATCAGCCAACATCTTGGCCTTCACATGTGTCCCTCAGTATGAAGAACTATGCTGACCCCCAGAGTAGCTTGTCAAGCAGGGTCCAGGGGATTGGGATGCTGCATTCAGATAGTTAA
- the prkab1a gene encoding 5'-AMP-activated protein kinase subunit beta-1a isoform X1 — MSLSFNNTCQTVVKFAYNLQCYVCRLQVTWQHTIKFELASNIRKIMTFTSIQEDKAMGNTSSERAAMGQGEKAQRRDSRGNKEGERPKILMDSPEDADIFHGEDMKAPLEKEEFLAWQQDLEADDKGPTLDRPTVFRWTGDGKEVFLSGSFNNWANKIPLIRSQNTFVAIVDLPEGEHQYKFYVDGQWTHDPAEPVVTSQMGTVNNIIQVKKTDFEVFDALMVDSQKCSDMSDLSSSPPGPYHQDAYVPKQEEKFKSPPILPPHLLQVILNKDTGISCDPALLPEPNHVMLNHLYALSIKDGVMVLSATHRYKKKYVTTLLYKPI, encoded by the exons ATGTCGCTGAGTTTCAACAACACATGTCAAACTGTGGTCAAATTTGCCTATAATTTGCAATGTTACGTCTGTCGGTTGCAGGTCACTTGGCAACATACTATCAAGTTTGAACTGGCTTCAAACATCCGGAAAATAA TGACCTTTACTTCCATACAAGAAGACAAAGCCATGGGGAATACAAGCAGTGAGAGGGCTGCCATGGGCCAGGGGGAGAAGGCTCAGCGGAGGGACAGCCGGGGAAACAAGGAGGGAGAGAGGCCAAAGATCCTGATGGACAGTCCAGAGGATGCAGATATTTTTCATGGTGAAGACATGaaa GCTCCTTTAGAGAAAGAAGAGTTCCTTGCATGGCAACAAGACTTAGAAGCAGATGACAAAGGGCCAACTTTAGATCGGCCAACAGTATTTCGCTGGACTGGAGATGGCAAAGAGGTTTTCCTCTCTGGATCCTTCAATAACTGGGCCAACAAGATTCCCCTTATAAGAAG TCAGAACACCTTTGTTGCCATTGTCGATCTACCTGAAGGGGAGCACCAGTACAAGTTTTATGTGGATGGCCAGTGGACCCATGACCCTGCTGAG CCTGTTGTAACAAGCCAGATGGGGACAGTCAACAACATCATCCAGGTGAAGAAAACTGACTTTGAGGTGTTTGATGCTCTAATGGTAGACTCTCAGAAGTGCTCTGACATGTCAG ACCTCTCCAGTTCTCCTCCAGGGCCGTATCATCAGGACGCTTATGTTCCTAAGCAAGAAGAGAAGTTTAAGTCTCCACCCATACTCCCGCCTCACCTACTTCAGGTTATCCTCAACAAAGACACTGGGATTTCT TGTGATCCTGCATTACTACCTGAGCCCAACCATGTCATGCTTAACCACCTCTATGCTCTTTCAATTAAG GATGGAGTGATGGTGCTCAGTGCAACACATCGATACAAGAAGAAGTATGTTACTACTTTACTATACAAGCCTATCTGA
- the prkab1a gene encoding 5'-AMP-activated protein kinase subunit beta-1a isoform X5, translated as MGNTSSERAAMGQGEKAQRRDSRGNKEGERPKILMDSPEDADIFHGEDMKAPLEKEEFLAWQQDLEADDKGPTLDRPTVFRWTGDGKEVFLSGSFNNWANKIPLIRSQNTFVAIVDLPEGEHQYKFYVDGQWTHDPAEPVVTSQMGTVNNIIQVKKTDFEVFDALMVDSQKCSDMSDLSSSPPGPYHQDAYVPKQEEKFKSPPILPPHLLQVILNKDTGISCDPALLPEPNHVMLNHLYALSIKDGVMVLSATHRYKKKYVTTLLYKPI; from the exons ATGGGGAATACAAGCAGTGAGAGGGCTGCCATGGGCCAGGGGGAGAAGGCTCAGCGGAGGGACAGCCGGGGAAACAAGGAGGGAGAGAGGCCAAAGATCCTGATGGACAGTCCAGAGGATGCAGATATTTTTCATGGTGAAGACATGaaa GCTCCTTTAGAGAAAGAAGAGTTCCTTGCATGGCAACAAGACTTAGAAGCAGATGACAAAGGGCCAACTTTAGATCGGCCAACAGTATTTCGCTGGACTGGAGATGGCAAAGAGGTTTTCCTCTCTGGATCCTTCAATAACTGGGCCAACAAGATTCCCCTTATAAGAAG TCAGAACACCTTTGTTGCCATTGTCGATCTACCTGAAGGGGAGCACCAGTACAAGTTTTATGTGGATGGCCAGTGGACCCATGACCCTGCTGAG CCTGTTGTAACAAGCCAGATGGGGACAGTCAACAACATCATCCAGGTGAAGAAAACTGACTTTGAGGTGTTTGATGCTCTAATGGTAGACTCTCAGAAGTGCTCTGACATGTCAG ACCTCTCCAGTTCTCCTCCAGGGCCGTATCATCAGGACGCTTATGTTCCTAAGCAAGAAGAGAAGTTTAAGTCTCCACCCATACTCCCGCCTCACCTACTTCAGGTTATCCTCAACAAAGACACTGGGATTTCT TGTGATCCTGCATTACTACCTGAGCCCAACCATGTCATGCTTAACCACCTCTATGCTCTTTCAATTAAG GATGGAGTGATGGTGCTCAGTGCAACACATCGATACAAGAAGAAGTATGTTACTACTTTACTATACAAGCCTATCTGA
- the LOC121525524 gene encoding phospholipase A2-like, with protein sequence MRTLQTLLLVALSLSLAQSLDYKALNQFRNMILCVMPDSWPVLDYADYGCYCGKGGSGTPVDDLDRCCQVHDQCYTDAMQHDECWPILDNPYTEFYDYSCDEANRKVTCGKDNNECEMFICECDRKAAECFGRSPWIPEHEHLPSDQCQ encoded by the exons ATGAGAACCCTCCAGACTCTGCTTCTTGTGGCTTTGAGCCTCTCTCTGG CCCAGTCCTTGGACTACAAGGCACTCAACCAGTTCAGAAATATGATCTTGTGTGTGATGCCTGACAGCTGGCCTGTTTTGGACTATGCTGACTATGGCTGCTACTGTGGAAAAGGAGGCTctggcacacctgtggatgatCTGGATAG GTGCTGTCAAGTCCATGACCAGTGTTACACTGATGCCATGCAGCATGATGAGTGCTGGCCCATCCTTGACAATCCTTACACTGAATTCTACGACTACAGCTGTGACGAGGCAAACAGGAAggtcacctgtggca AAGACAACAACGAATGTGAGATGTTCATCTGTGAGTGTGACAGGAAGGCCGCCGAGTGTTTTGGCAGATCTCCTTGGATCCCAGAGCATGAGCATCTGCCCAGTGACCAGTGTCAGTAA
- the prkab1a gene encoding 5'-AMP-activated protein kinase subunit beta-1a isoform X4: MRGTVFDKAMGNTSSERAAMGQGEKAQRRDSRGNKEGERPKILMDSPEDADIFHGEDMKAPLEKEEFLAWQQDLEADDKGPTLDRPTVFRWTGDGKEVFLSGSFNNWANKIPLIRSQNTFVAIVDLPEGEHQYKFYVDGQWTHDPAEPVVTSQMGTVNNIIQVKKTDFEVFDALMVDSQKCSDMSDLSSSPPGPYHQDAYVPKQEEKFKSPPILPPHLLQVILNKDTGISCDPALLPEPNHVMLNHLYALSIKDGVMVLSATHRYKKKYVTTLLYKPI, translated from the exons ATGAGGGGCACTGTGTTTG ACAAAGCCATGGGGAATACAAGCAGTGAGAGGGCTGCCATGGGCCAGGGGGAGAAGGCTCAGCGGAGGGACAGCCGGGGAAACAAGGAGGGAGAGAGGCCAAAGATCCTGATGGACAGTCCAGAGGATGCAGATATTTTTCATGGTGAAGACATGaaa GCTCCTTTAGAGAAAGAAGAGTTCCTTGCATGGCAACAAGACTTAGAAGCAGATGACAAAGGGCCAACTTTAGATCGGCCAACAGTATTTCGCTGGACTGGAGATGGCAAAGAGGTTTTCCTCTCTGGATCCTTCAATAACTGGGCCAACAAGATTCCCCTTATAAGAAG TCAGAACACCTTTGTTGCCATTGTCGATCTACCTGAAGGGGAGCACCAGTACAAGTTTTATGTGGATGGCCAGTGGACCCATGACCCTGCTGAG CCTGTTGTAACAAGCCAGATGGGGACAGTCAACAACATCATCCAGGTGAAGAAAACTGACTTTGAGGTGTTTGATGCTCTAATGGTAGACTCTCAGAAGTGCTCTGACATGTCAG ACCTCTCCAGTTCTCCTCCAGGGCCGTATCATCAGGACGCTTATGTTCCTAAGCAAGAAGAGAAGTTTAAGTCTCCACCCATACTCCCGCCTCACCTACTTCAGGTTATCCTCAACAAAGACACTGGGATTTCT TGTGATCCTGCATTACTACCTGAGCCCAACCATGTCATGCTTAACCACCTCTATGCTCTTTCAATTAAG GATGGAGTGATGGTGCTCAGTGCAACACATCGATACAAGAAGAAGTATGTTACTACTTTACTATACAAGCCTATCTGA